The Gopherus evgoodei ecotype Sinaloan lineage chromosome 4, rGopEvg1_v1.p, whole genome shotgun sequence nucleotide sequence GTACACATTCCTACCATTGGGCTGTGCCTACACACTCCATATAAACTCAGAAACCTCTAAAAAGGCTCTGACCATTTGGGAGCTATATGGAGCCTACCTTGAATCACGGAACACTTCATGTGAGGCTGGATAAGGTGAAGCCTCTGTTCATCCCCAATGCAGCAAGTAAAAATTCCTTCTGGTCCTTCCTTATTAGCTGATTTTGGGATCCTTTAGATGGGGAATTTTGTACAGTTTTAATTAGTGAAGACTAgtttgttgattttaaaatgtgggaTGTTGTAGACCATTTCCTCCCCATATACACATCTCTTCATTAAGTGGTAGGACAAAGGTGGGCAAAATACTGGAGGTTTGATTGAGCGCCCAGAAATGCAGGTGCATATCCAAAATTCCTGACCCTGCTTCTCCACTCTTACATCACTTTTACACTAGtgaatttccattgacttcagaagaatTATACCACACAAAACTGATGTAATGCAGTGAAGAATCACTATGTCTCCCAAGCTGGGTTGTACTTGTCAAACAAACAAGTGTTTGGGCAAGATTTCTGTTGTTTCCTACTTGCGCACACACAGGAAGTACTGCCACAGCAGGCTCTCTTTTTCCTTTGTGGCCCTTCTGCCTCAGGTCCTAGATGGAACCCAGATGGGCATAAAGGCatggaaataatttttcttttaaaatacaactTTTCTGAACTTCATAAAAGGTTTGGGGTCAGGGTTCATCTTGAGTTTTACATAAAGCTTTGGGAAGATTCTTACTGCAGCCAGAACAGTGTGCAGTGAGAAAAATATTGTTGCATTCTGTGTACCACATCCATCCAAACATCAGGTCTTGTGCAGGTTCTAGTTGTCCTATTGAGCATGAGTGTATTGGGCTTCCTATTATCATTAACAGAGCTGGAGCAGTGTTACCTCTTGATGTAAGCAGAGAACAAACATGAACATGTAGGAGATGGGATGGGAAATTACACTCCTAATGAAGGAAGGCATCTCTGTGTGTGGCACTCACCTTCATGTGGTCAAAGTCTGTTATGCCCATCTGTGGCAGGTTTGAGCAGTTAACGTGGATGAGTTTGCGGCCAGTGATGCAGTTAGTTGTAAAGCACTCCTGGCAGGAAAATCAGATGGAAACACTATACAGCAGTGAGCAGTACtgtcaaccccaagcattcaaaacccAACATTAGTAGCCTCCCCGTTGCCCAATCACGAGACTGGTGTAAAAGCGATGAGATCTTTAAAAATAAtggtccctccccccccaccccgcttctggtttctgagcctggTAGGGGGGAGCTGGCTTCACTCTTCCCAGCTCCTGTCCGCCACCACCCCAGGGCTAGAAACTTGCCCTCAGTTTTCCaagaaggcagagatcctgggtgCTCTCGATGCCAGCTTCAGGGGCGCTGCCAGGCCGCAAGGCAGAGCAAGAGAAGCGGGAATTTCTCTCCCGTGGTTGCGCAGCCGGGTAGCGCCAAGCGATGGCGCCGCGAGTGGGGTTAGTAACAGTCCGAGCTCCCAGCTGGCCGCGCAGCGCCCCCCGCCGCCCCAGGTCACGGCGCCGCCCTCCTTGCCCCCGCATCCTCACCTCGTACTGAGGGAAGCCCAGCTGCCGAACCCACTCCGCCACCTCCAGGGGGCTCCAGGCGAGGCAGGCCGGGCCAGGCTGGGACTCGGGTTCTTCGGGCCCCTGCTCGGACCCGGCCTCAGGCCCTGGCTCCCCGGACCTCTCCTCCTCCGGGATCTGCTCCATCTTGGGCGGCTACGCCCCGCCATAGAGCCATAGCAACGCGTCGGAACAGTCTCCATGGAAACCTCCACTTCCGGGAGTCTGGCAGCTATTTCCTTCCCCGCCGGGCCCGGCCCCTTGTGTTACTGAAGCGCCGCCGTGCCGAGCAGCCCGCTCCCGCCGCTGGGCATGCGCTGTGGAACTGTTCTAGGGCAGGCCCGGGCCGGGGGGCGATAGGCGCGCGGCGCCCAGGCGGTCTGCCCTCGGCTCTTTCCGCCCAGGCTCGGCTGCTTCCGCCGGCGCCGTTTCAGCCTCTGGCAGCTGCTGACAGCTTCGGATCTTTCCGCCGCCTCGTCCCCCCTCGCCGGCTGCCCATGTCGGAGGTGCTGGTGGCTGCCGCCGGCTCCTGCTTCGAGCCCCCCGCGGCTGGGGAGCCAGGAGGTCGCCCCTGCTCCGTGCCCGAGGGGGACGCGCAGGGCCGCCGCTCACCTCCTGTTCCGCCTTCTGAGACTCCAGGTACTGGCGGGCACCGGGACGCGCCTCCCGCACTTGGACCCCGGGGCGCGGGCTCTTCCTGCTCCCCGCTCCGGTCCCTCGGGTGTATTGGCCGCTGCGctcgggggctgggggctggaggagtTGCTGCGGGGCTGCAGGCCGCGGCTGAGGGACGCCGGCTGAGCTGTGGGTGTGCAGCCTTCGCTGTGAAGCTGGGACTCATGTGCACGGGGTGTGGCAGCCCAGCAGCGCCTCGGGCTGACGgtgttccttccctccctccatctcgCCTGCTCTCCCCTCTCCTAGGGTGGTATCTGCGGTGCTTGCCAGGCCGCCAAGGAAGTACAGTGCCTGTGACACCGCAAGGAGCAGCAATAGGGAGGGTGAGCTGGGAGTGGGAGCTTCCGAAGGGGATTTAGGAGCGTTACCGCCAGTAACAGGGTAGTCTGCTTTCACTCCACTTAGGCTATTGCTGCAAAATCGGAGCTTTCTGCAGCTGCTACGTCCTAGCACACTGTTTTCTGTACCCATCTTTAGAACCGGGTTGGCTGAGGGCTTGGGAAGAAATCAACACAGCTGCTGCTGACCTCTTTTGaggtctaagggtatgtctacactgcttaGCCTAGCCTGTGATGGCATAGTTATGTCAGCACAGCCCCTTAGGCTATCTCTACACTACAGATCCTATGCTGACATAGACCACTAGTATGGACACACCCCATGGAAGGAACCACACCTGCCGGAACGATGTTGTCTATGTCGACAGAAGCCCTTTTCCATCGTAGCTGAAACTACACTGCGgagttttgttggtttttttccacACGCCTCACTGACGTACCAATGCCAACATAACTGTTAAGCATAGACCAAGCCTAACTTGCCTCTTGATTGATACAGTTGTTTATCATTAGTTGGTTTCCAATAGCCTCTATCCCTCAGGATAATGGGTTGTTTCTCTGTTCCCTAGTGTACCAGCTGCTTTATATTTAGAGAAGTGTACTATGGTGTAAGCATTGCCTCATGTAAAGGAGATAATAATAACTTTGATTTGCTTAAGTTCCTAGCACTTTAGTCTCCAGGCACCAGTAAAGACTCCACTACAATCTTTAGACTAACAAAGCAATACAGCTCATTACAGGGAACCAATtaagtttgtttgttgtttgtttgttttttaaaaaaggaacattgTTTAGTGTAGGGTTAAGACTTGAGATTCCTGGAttctaaatacattttttgtcACTGATTTACTGCATAACCTGAGCAAGCCAATTCCCCTCTCTTTGcctcatttttttcatttgtaaaatgtgGCTAGTAATACTGACCTTTCTTACTGGGCTTATGAGATTTATTAAATGTTTGCTTAGCACAGTGGACTAAAATGCACCGTAGACATGCAAAATGTTTAATACCTGATGTGAAATCGAAATCTCCTGCTATGGAGTTGAGTGTGGTAAGAGCTCCTGACCATATCCCATGTGTCTCCTCAAGAGGATAGGATACTGGGCCTCAGTTTGAAGGGCCTGTGAGTCTAGAATTTATTTCTTCTTTGAACTACACACGGAGAATGTCTGTGGCATCCTTGAGAGCAAACCTTGTGATGTTTTTCTCTCTGACTCTGTTGAGTGGGTGGTTTATTACTGTATGTGTGTGAGGAACATTCTCTTTCCACCGCCACCTTCCTATCTGCTGTCTTGGTCTCAACTTCTTTATTTTGTTATATGCAATGTGTTTTaaccatgttgatcccaggatatgagagacaaggtgggtgaggtcctatcttttattggactgacttttATTGAGGAAAAatacaagtttttgagcttagaCAGAGTTCTTCTTTAGACcttcagaagagctctgtgtaagctcaaaagcttgtttctttcaacaagtgggtccaataaaatatatcacctcacccaccttgtctcgctttATTTTGTTATAGGCATTTCTGCATAAGGTGTTTACTACTGTGTTTAGATATTGTAGTATCTATAACCTTCCTCTAGTTCTCCGGAACTTCAGACATGTTCTCTTCCCTACTCTCCGCAGTCTAGCACTCTCCCTCATTTACTTCTCCTTTAATGTCtcattttaaaaacttccttATCTCTTTAGTTTAGTTCATGACTGTGCGAAGCGTTTTGTAATCCTGTGTCAGGTCACCAGATGAAAAATTTCTCCTCGCAACCAGACTCAGGAACGTGGGACTTGCCTGATTTAGCTTATCCGTCACTACCAGATTGAGTCATATGACACTCAGTCTTGCTGGCTGTTGCTTTTTCAGGCCATATTTTCTCCAGCTCTTGGCAGTAAAATGTTCTCACATTGGTTACCAGGTAGAAGAGAAATTCTAGCTGTGCAGTAACATCAACAGTTATATCTATCATGAGAATGATGGATGTAAAAGATCTGCTAGGTTCCCTCTAATCTGTTGCAGGGGGAGAGGCACGAAATATTGTTTCCTGATGTATTCTGTAGCGATTGAGATCTAGGCTGTTCAGTCTTTGTAGGCAAGGAAGTTCCTTTTAGGTAATCTCCCTTGGAGAATCTTAGGGGGGCCAGAATAGGAACGCATGagcaataaattaaaaaaatcaaccttgTCTATTGCTCTGCTTATAAAGTTTGAGTGAATAGAATTATTTCTCCATTATACAAGTCATACCACTCCTTGGATTTTGAGTCTTATTCAGGTCCCAAATATAATATACTTTAATGAGCTTACTTTCTAATAAAAGGTTCTTAACATCATGCTCTTTTTTCTAAATTATCAGAGAACAGATAATTAATAAGCATAAAGATAAATATTTGTTTGGCTCCTATACCCAAACAAAACATTGTAAGCTTGGGACAGTGGGTTTCAATCCATTTCTTGGTGGAAAAATGCTTTCCTTTAAAAGCAACAAAACAAATACCTCACAACCCTGGTACTAATTGGTCCCCTTGTTTGTTCTGGCAGAAGAGAGGAATGGGCCTTAAACTAGCATATGTTCTCCTCTTTAAAAGCAGTTCCTCTAGATCAGATTGCAGAAGATTGGCAATGGGGTATGATGCCTGGACTGTTCCTGTTCTGTGGATCAGAGGCCTTTAACGTATGAGGCTATTAATCTGCTGTCTTTCACCAGCACCAAATTCCCTCTATTAAAAACAAGTAAAAGAGAATTCTAACTGTAATGCTCAACATTAAAAATCTGTGTAATTGGGAGCCTGTCAGTGCCCAATTAATGATCTTCTATGGGTAATGGAAGCAGACAGCAAGACTGTAGAGCATGCACTGGAGTCATGTGGGGACAGAGCTTGCCCTGGGTTCTGGAGACTAGCGGGAAACCTGGAGACTACATATGAACAGAAATTTGTTTTGATTGATCCCTATATACTGTGTCAGAAACTGTGTTGTCTTTCCCAAACCCTCCACTTAAGGCCATTGAAAGGATTAAAAACCCTTTCTgtctgctgtgggggagggatagcataCAGCACAGAAGGATGCCAGGCCCAGCGTTAGGCTCCAAGGCTGCATGACCTTGGTGACTCTGGATAGCTAGAGTTTTGCTTTATTGTCTGCACAGTCTCAGAAGTTAAAAGCTGTTTCATCTTCTCTCCATCTTCCACCCATTGCTAGAGAATGAAGATTCAACCCCAAAACCAGAATCTGCATCCCAGACAGTTGCCTCATCGGTGTCCGAGGCCTCACAGTGCAGGTAGGAAAAGATTTTTGTGTGATGACCCACATTAAATGTTCCTCAATGTCAGGGAAGTTGAGGATAATcggtctctcccccacctccttctgGATCAGCGGTGTCTGGCAGCTGTTCCTCTCCAGGGCATTGGAGACCTCAACTTCCTGTTTTCAGGTTCTGTACACTGTAGGCAATATTGGAAGAGCTATTCATCTTGACTTGGGGTTATTTTAATGCTTATAAAATAGTAAAATGTAACCCATGACTCACATCAGGTTATTTGCATCACAGAGCTAACTAATTTCCAGCAGGAAATTGTATGAGCTCTGGCTGAaggatatttttaataatttaaaaaatattctcacTGTATCTAATCCCCAAGGAAGTTGGATCGGAAACCTgcttttttgctgctgctttttcagtAAAATTTATACTCGGAATATCAATTGTTTGATTTATTATTGGAGGATTGCCAGTAAGCATTTGGCTGCATGCATCCTGGCTTTTGTTGGGGTGTTTGTGAACATTAGAGTTGCACACATTCAGCTTTTCTATGAAACTGTTGAAGGTTTTGTCTTAACTTTCCCTTTCTTACCCCCAAAAAacacactccctcctccccccaacacacacacacacacactttcagaaACAGATGAGTTAAATAGGTCAAAATTTGGGTCTCACCAGTTTAGTGTCCTCCTTTTAAAAATCCCTCACAAAAACCACAACTTGAAGTAATCCTGGCTTTGATGCTAATGAAATCTGCagcacaggagagactgagattcCTGCTGCCTTCATAATTACAATTTCATCCAGGGAGACTGTACAGCAGCCCAGTTGGCTGCAAACAGACTTTTGCTTCAATCTGATTTTGTCATATACtctaggtcagtgtttcccaaacttgcgacgccacttgtttagggagagcccctggcgggccgagccggtttgtttacctgctgcctccacaggtccggctgatcgcagctcccgctggctgcagttcgctgctccaagccaatgggagctgcgggaagtggcgcccagtacatccctcggcccgcaccacttccagcagctcccattggcctggagcagtgaaccgtggccagttggagccacgatcggccggacccgcagatgcgacaggtaaacaaactggcccggcctgccaggggctttccctatgtaagcggcatcccaagtttgggaaacactgctctaggtaATTATGGAATTTAATTTTCTCCAAAGAAACTATTTGGACATTAAGTAAAATGCAACCTACATTTGAAATCCATGTGAATGTTTCCTTTTAAATCTGTTTAAGGTCTGAGGGTTTTTTCTGAAGGGAAGAGAGTGGTGAGCAATATGAAAAAGAAGCTTGAAGGGGGAACtgactttcttttcttaaatcTGCTTACAAATTTTCTGCAGCTCTTTTCACCTTCTCCACAAAATCCAAAATTTTCAATgctgttttttcaaaaaattcagtCAGCCCCAGCACCTTGTGGGGAACACTGCGAACCTGACATGTTGGACCCACCTACCAGGTTATGTAGCATGCATGTGTGCTAGATGAGATTGATCCCCAGCTAGGTCTGTGCCATCCACCTATTGATTTGAAAAGAAAACATAGTGGAAGATGTTCCACAAAGATGGCTATAAACAGTTACGTTTTGTAACAAAAACCTATTTAAAaggtctatttttttttaactttcttttgCTTAGCGACCTAGTGGGGTTATCTCTGTATCCTGATAATCAGATCATTTGAATCACTCTTTTAATGGAAACTGGTGGTGGGACATGCCCTTTCTACCAGCAAAAATGAGTTTAAGAGAATTTAGTTAGGCTTTGGTTCCTCCTGTTTTAGGGTCCAAGGTCGCATCCTCAAGGGAGTTGAGTTAAGGAACGACAGTCACGTCTGTCTTTTTCCAGCCTCCTCTTTATTTACAGAAACAATGCAGAAAGCATTAGGACTATTCTGTTTTTATTAGATGCTTCCAGCGTAGCTTGGAACAAACTGTCCCAGCATTGCTCAAAGCACCTCATATTCCTAAAACTGAAAACTTCACTTGCTTTCTACCATTGTTGACTAGCATGGAGAGAGTTAATTCTCTCTGAGATGCTACCACTGATCCCAGCCATCAGTGCAATGTTAGTAAAATAGCCCTTCTATGAAGGGAATATGGCTGGGCTCAACTGGAGTGAATTACTGCTACCTAAGAGACGATAAATGGGGAGTGAGCTCAGCAGAGTTGCTCACTCTGGCTTTGATGAGCTAAAGAGGATAGCTGGCTGTGGCTGAGGGTGGAACTTGGTTGAGAGAGAGCTTCTTGCTTTAATGCAGTGAATGCTGGTTCTTGGAAGCCCATTTCCCTTAGTTTATTTGCATTCCAGCCCCTGAATGGGGTGGCTCATCACCTGCCCTTGGCCCACCTGGCTCACTGTTTCATGCTCTTCAAGCATCTTGAACTGATGTGCTCTTTCTCCGAGAGGCCACCGATTGGATCACCTGTGAATGTGCATGCTGCAGAGTATTCTAGAAAAGGTGATGGTACATCAGAGGACCAGGATGTGGCCAGACAAGGAGAGAAGCTGGCTGACCAGATTCAACCCCCCAGGGAGGTAGGTGGCTTGCCACTTTTATTTCTGAAAGGTGAGACCGAGATGGTGAGTGCTTCTTCCCatctgctgctctgcctgcatgTGGGGAACTGGGGCTCTGAGCATTTAGTTATGGCTGTTTCTGCACAATGGGGGAGTTAGGAGTGACAATCTAACCTTTAAAACTGAACTTGTTTCTCTCCCTCAGTGTATTGGGCCAGTCCTTGCTCCTTTTCAGTTTCCACCATTCCTAAGGCTTCAGGACTATTCTCAGCTACTGGCTTTTGTCTAGTGCTTCAGGGAGTTCctgttaattttaaataaactaatatacagtaactcctcacttaatgttgtccCAATTAacgttatgttgctgatcaattagggaacatgcttgtttaaagttgcacagtgCTTCCTTaagtcatttggcagctgcctacTTTGGCCACTGCTTGCCggattctctggaagagcagccccaccccatcagctcccctaaattccctgtaaggTATGTGgctccacagctgcccagcagcagttcaggtggccctcctcccactgccatgctgctcctgacctgccctctgcctaggagctgctcccaggagtttcctgcttgctggggaaggtggggagaggggtgttgatgtcaggatgtccccctgTTCCTGCCCTCCTGCTCCATACCCCCTCTCCACAAAGTGGAGGGGGGGACAGTCACAGGGCTCGAGGACAGAAGGGCCGGGGAGGGAGTTTGCAGGAAGCTGTTGCTTCATTTCTGAAAtggctgatctgcttaaaagggcAATGTACTTGAAggggggtcagcgtacttaaaggggtaatgcatgtctctctctctctctctctctctctctctctcactcatgcacatcccccccagcactttggaaaatcagcAGCTGTGCATGTGCTGTCAGGAGGAAGGAGTGGTGCGCTCCAGCTGGATAGCGTAGGttcatcatcatgttcagtttttgcaatgaagtgtttgcagctactgccctgcatctattatgtttcctccctcctgccttagTCCATGCTCCCTtgcagagtgtgaggctacattaacaacagcaTATTAACCCTTGAGgtctcagccgagtgctagttcatcatttagtagAAAGGCATTGCCTGGGAAATATTCTACTTGCTTACTCCACCAGTTCAACGAAGCTTTACAAtcaatcattgctgtgtacagcattaaactgtttgtttaacattgtttaaaacttgtactgtatatgtatataatgtctttttgTATGGCAAAaaatttttccctggaacctaacccgcctcccctttacattaattcttatggggtaattggattcgtttaacattgttttgcctaaagtcgcatttttcaggaacataactacaatgttaagtgaggagttactgtagcagatttttttgggggtggtGAAGAAGCAATGTTATAGTTCTTTCAGGGAACAAACAATGCCTGGTAATTTCAAATACAACTTTGGAGAGAGATTGTGTAATAATACTCTTGCACCATAAACTCTGTCTGCCTATGTGAGGAGTGGGTATTGGCAGCACTGTGTTAATCTGGGCAACAGTTTTAACAAGTTCATAGCAGGCATCTGTTTAATTGTGACTGCAGTCTAAGCACTGGGAAAACTGAAGAGGCTGGTTCCTAGAACTGGAGCAGCTTCAGCACTAGAGAGGGCATCTGGGTAGATTTGGAATCTTTTACCAAATAGAGCAATGATAAACCCCAAACTCTGAGGCAGTGCAAACATCTCCACAGATGATGCTTCCTTGGGAGACCAGAGGGCACTAGCACAGTGCAGCATTTGACTCAAGAGTTTCAGTGTTGGAGGAAGAGAAGGCCATGCACAGAAACTGTCCTTTGAGCCAGCCAATTAATTAGTAAATACTTTATACTTGTAGCAGAAACCCAATTTGATGTGGGAAATTGATGTGAGTTCATGGAAATGGCTCCTTCTCCGTCGATCCCTGACAAACCATTTAAAATCCAACTGGAGGCCCCCAGAGCCACTGAGGAACTTTCTTATGTTTCCTGCACAGGAGGCCGTAGTGCGGATGACCAAGTACCGTGCCCCACAAGGACCAGGGGATATAGTCATGATACAGTCGGAACACACAGGTGCAGTGGATGTCCTCTCTGCAGAGCTGGAGACTACAGATCTCCTTGATGAGCAGAGAAAAGGTGAGGACTGTGATGGAAGTAGTTCCCTTGGGTAGGAATGAGGCCCGTAACACAGATCTCCTGTGGCAGTAGGATTGGAACTGTTAGTGCTCTCTTTCATTAGGGTGGGCAGAGGCAGTCCACTAGACATTATCAGCTCTGTATCACTGGGAGTGGTCTAGTGGTGAGTGTAGGGGACCCCTATTCAGGA carries:
- the TMED8 gene encoding protein TMED8 isoform X1; its protein translation is MSEVLVAAAGSCFEPPAAGEPGGRPCSVPEGDAQGRRSPPVPPSETPENEDSTPKPESASQTVASSVSEASQCRPPIGSPVNVHAAEYSRKGDGTSEDQDVARQGEKLADQIQPPREHFGKSAAVHVLSGGRSGALQLDSEAVVRMTKYRAPQGPGDIVMIQSEHTGAVDVLSAELETTDLLDEQRKAQPPPLAPPSTWTTCKIREFKAKMGKEKNAQMVVKRGEVVTVRVPTHPNGKRVCWEFATDDYDIGFGVYFDWTPVTSTAITVQVSESSDEEDEEEEDEIEGLTPVGDVERGSKSYLRNRYGEIMPVYRRDSHRDVQAGTHDYPGEGIYLLKFDNSYSLLRNKTLFFHVYYTS
- the SAMD15 gene encoding sterile alpha motif domain-containing protein 15 isoform X1; amino-acid sequence: MEQIPEEERSGEPGPEAGSEQGPEEPESQPGPACLAWSPLEVAEWVRQLGFPQYEECFTTNCITGRKLIHVNCSNLPQMGITDFDHMKEISWHVRELLGIEEPLWSRSIALRYRDNLGLFLEHKAPTGAKADALTFSQFVQEAGLEPYATIPPL
- the SAMD15 gene encoding sterile alpha motif domain-containing protein 15 isoform X2; its protein translation is MEQIPEEERSGEPGPEAGSEQGPEEPESQPGPACLAWSPLEVAEWVRQLGFPQYEECFTTNCITGRKLIHVNCSNLPQMGITDFDHMKTISGSRDFWLCH